In Flammeovirgaceae bacterium 311, one DNA window encodes the following:
- a CDS encoding o-succinylbenzoate--CoA ligase (COG0318 Acyl-CoA synthetases (AMP-forming)/AMP-acid ligases II) → MQYRKDWIERWATYQPDKLAVREHSSQRSLTYGQLQERGLKAASFLQHELSLKKGSRVAILADFCLEHILLFAAAQKLGIILVPLNYRLTGRELAYMLDNCQPELFLADDHYNALLEGHHILERIRHIMTPATFSEAVSGHLPRESTPVELEEDHPLFILYTSGTTGFPKGALYTHGMAFWNSINTATRLDITSRDHTLISMPPFHTGGWNVFLTPFLHHGASFTLMAKFEAEEVLRVLEQENATLYMAVPTMLKMMQEAEAFEQVALAHIRYFIVGGEALPLPTIERWHQKGILIRQGYGLTEVGPNITSLNHQDAARKRGSIGKPNFYVDYQLMDDEGNPVAAGEAGELWLRGPMVTPGYWQHEEASAAAKEGDWFKTGDMVLQDEEGFLYVVDRKKNMFISGGENVYPAEVEKYLQTHSAIEEVAIVGTPDDRWGETGKAFVALKEGAMLSEQEILEFCRQGLAKYKIPKYIHFVGELPKTDTGKIARSLLK, encoded by the coding sequence ATGCAGTATCGTAAAGACTGGATTGAGCGATGGGCTACTTATCAGCCCGATAAACTAGCTGTACGGGAACACAGCAGCCAGCGAAGCTTAACCTATGGCCAGCTTCAGGAAAGAGGATTAAAAGCAGCCTCCTTTCTACAACATGAGCTATCCCTGAAGAAGGGCAGCCGGGTAGCCATTCTGGCTGATTTTTGCCTGGAGCACATCCTGCTCTTTGCAGCAGCGCAAAAACTGGGCATAATCCTGGTGCCCCTAAACTACCGCCTTACCGGCCGCGAGCTGGCCTATATGCTGGATAATTGCCAGCCTGAGCTTTTTCTGGCAGATGACCACTACAATGCACTGCTGGAAGGGCACCATATTCTGGAACGGATCCGCCATATCATGACGCCGGCCACTTTTAGCGAAGCAGTAAGCGGACACCTGCCACGGGAGTCTACTCCTGTTGAACTGGAGGAAGATCATCCCCTATTTATTCTCTATACCTCAGGCACTACCGGCTTTCCCAAAGGTGCTCTTTATACCCATGGAATGGCCTTCTGGAACAGCATCAATACTGCCACCAGGCTGGATATTACCTCCCGTGACCATACGCTCATCAGCATGCCGCCTTTCCACACCGGCGGCTGGAATGTTTTCCTCACGCCGTTTCTGCACCATGGTGCTTCTTTTACCCTGATGGCAAAGTTTGAGGCAGAGGAGGTGCTGCGGGTGCTGGAGCAGGAAAATGCTACACTCTACATGGCCGTGCCTACCATGCTGAAGATGATGCAGGAGGCTGAGGCCTTTGAGCAGGTGGCACTGGCGCACATTCGCTACTTTATTGTGGGTGGAGAGGCCCTGCCGCTACCTACTATAGAACGATGGCACCAAAAGGGAATCCTGATCCGTCAGGGCTATGGCCTCACAGAAGTTGGCCCCAATATAACTTCCCTTAACCATCAGGATGCTGCCCGGAAAAGAGGATCCATTGGCAAACCTAACTTTTATGTGGACTATCAGCTGATGGACGACGAAGGCAATCCTGTAGCAGCAGGTGAAGCTGGTGAATTATGGCTGCGGGGCCCCATGGTTACACCGGGCTACTGGCAACATGAGGAAGCAAGCGCTGCAGCAAAGGAGGGCGATTGGTTTAAGACCGGTGATATGGTACTGCAGGATGAGGAAGGTTTTCTGTACGTGGTTGACCGTAAGAAAAATATGTTCATCAGCGGAGGAGAAAACGTTTATCCGGCCGAGGTAGAGAAGTACCTGCAGACTCATTCAGCCATTGAAGAAGTAGCTATTGTAGGCACCCCCGATGACCGCTGGGGCGAGACAGGCAAGGCATTTGTAGCACTGAAGGAGGGCGCTATGCTTAGTGAGCAGGAAATACTGGAGTTTTGCCGCCAGGGACTGGCCAAGTATAAAATACCCAAGTACATCCATTTTGTAGGCGAGCTGCCTAAAACCGATACCGGCAAAATTGCCCGCAGTCTGCTGAAGTAA
- a CDS encoding 3-ketoacyl-ACP synthase (COG0332 3-oxoacyl-[acyl-carrier-protein] synthase III), with amino-acid sequence MRNAVILSTGAYAPENIIPNTYFNDLLGEDVDTWLRNNVHIYERRWAAEDESTADLVLKAAHTALERARVEARELDLIIVATDTPEYVSPSTASKVQYLLGAENAGTFDLNAACAGFVTALDVACKYIRSDEQYKKVLVVGAYVMSKYLDKLDKKTANLFADGAGALLLGAEEGKERGFLASQLRTQGQYHDWMGIYAGGTYQPVTEAVVAQKDHLLKFVKRFPSELNPTVWSDMIQQLCQRLHITPQEVDHFFFTQININSIWATLELLNLPRERAHTIMHHYGYTGSACIPMALDEALQKGIVEKDKLVFFIGSGGGLSFASAAFRL; translated from the coding sequence ATGAGAAACGCAGTTATTCTTTCTACCGGGGCTTATGCACCGGAAAATATAATTCCCAACACCTATTTTAACGATCTGCTGGGCGAGGATGTGGATACCTGGCTACGCAATAATGTACATATTTATGAGCGCCGCTGGGCAGCAGAAGATGAATCTACGGCAGACCTGGTGCTGAAAGCAGCACACACTGCCCTGGAACGTGCCCGAGTCGAAGCCCGGGAGCTGGACCTCATTATTGTAGCCACCGATACGCCGGAATATGTATCTCCCTCCACAGCCTCTAAAGTACAGTACCTGCTGGGAGCAGAAAATGCCGGCACTTTTGACCTGAATGCCGCCTGCGCCGGCTTTGTAACTGCACTCGATGTAGCCTGCAAATACATTCGCTCCGACGAGCAGTACAAAAAAGTATTAGTGGTAGGTGCGTACGTAATGAGCAAGTACCTGGACAAGCTCGACAAAAAAACTGCCAACCTCTTTGCAGATGGTGCCGGAGCCTTACTTCTGGGTGCTGAAGAAGGGAAAGAGCGCGGCTTTCTGGCCAGCCAGCTCCGCACCCAGGGCCAGTACCACGACTGGATGGGCATTTATGCAGGGGGTACCTACCAGCCTGTTACCGAAGCAGTGGTGGCGCAAAAAGATCATCTGCTGAAATTCGTAAAACGCTTTCCCAGCGAGCTCAACCCAACGGTGTGGAGCGACATGATCCAGCAACTCTGCCAGCGCCTGCATATCACGCCGCAGGAGGTAGACCACTTCTTCTTTACCCAGATCAACATCAACAGCATTTGGGCAACCCTGGAGCTACTGAACCTGCCCCGGGAGCGGGCGCATACCATTATGCACCACTACGGCTACACCGGCTCGGCCTGCATCCCCATGGCACTCGACGAAGCCCTGCAAAAGGGGATTGTTGAAAAGGATAAGCTTGTATTTTTTATTGGTTCCGGCGGCGGACTCTCCTTTGCCAGCGCCGCTTTCAGATTATAA
- a CDS encoding dehydrogenase (COG1028 Dehydrogenases with different specificities (related to short-chain alcohol dehydrogenases)) — protein sequence MKRLENKTALITGGANGIGKVTAQRFAREGASVIIWDLAEEKGLETANSIEAAGGRAHFMKVNTAQFNEVEQAARQIIERFGRIDILINNAGITRDASLKKMTPEQWQQVLDVNLTGVFNCTKVISEYMVSNGWGRIISASSVVGLYGNFGQTNYVATKAGVIGMTKVWARELGRKGITANAVAPGFIATEMTGLIPEEVLKQIEAKIPSGKMGTPDDIASAYVFLASEEARYINGAVLSVDGGMVG from the coding sequence ATGAAACGACTTGAAAATAAAACTGCCCTGATAACCGGGGGAGCCAACGGAATAGGGAAAGTAACAGCCCAGCGCTTTGCCCGGGAAGGTGCCAGTGTTATCATCTGGGACCTGGCAGAAGAAAAGGGACTCGAAACCGCCAACAGCATTGAAGCTGCAGGAGGCAGGGCTCATTTCATGAAAGTAAATACTGCACAGTTTAATGAGGTAGAACAGGCTGCCAGGCAGATCATAGAGCGCTTTGGCCGCATCGATATCCTCATTAACAATGCCGGTATTACCCGCGATGCCTCGCTGAAGAAAATGACGCCGGAACAATGGCAGCAGGTGCTGGATGTAAACCTGACAGGTGTTTTTAACTGCACCAAGGTAATCTCCGAATATATGGTCAGCAACGGCTGGGGGCGCATCATTAGTGCTTCTTCGGTAGTGGGGCTGTACGGCAACTTTGGGCAGACCAATTATGTGGCTACCAAGGCCGGCGTTATTGGCATGACCAAGGTGTGGGCCCGGGAGCTGGGCCGCAAAGGCATAACCGCCAATGCCGTAGCCCCTGGCTTTATTGCTACAGAAATGACGGGGCTTATTCCTGAAGAAGTATTGAAACAGATAGAAGCTAAAATTCCTAGCGGGAAAATGGGCACACCCGATGATATCGCCAGTGCCTATGTATTTCTGGCCTCAGAAGAAGCCCGCTACATAAACGGCGCCGTGCTTAGTGTGGATGGAGGAATGGTTGGTTAA